The sequence CCACCAGGACGAGGACGACCAGCTCCGCCAGCGCGGTCAGCCCCACCACCACGCGCAGCCGTCGGCGCACCAGGTCAGCCACGACGGTCCCTCCTCCCGATAGCCCTGCTCGTGGCCGGACGGCGGCGGCCCCACCGTGCGCGGGTCACCGGCCGGAACTTTCGGCCGGGCCGGTCACCGGCGGTGGCACGCGGCCCGGCAGCCACTCGGCCAGCCGGTCCTGCACACCCCACACCGTCACCCGTGCCCACGCCTCCCCAACGATCGAGCCGCTCATCTTGCTCCGGCCCAAGGCGCGTTCGGTGAAGGTGATCGGTACCTCGGTGATCCGCGCACCGGAGCGCAGCGCCCGCCAGGCCCAGTCCACCTGGAAGCAGTAGCCCTCGCTGGCGACCTCGTCGAAGGGCAGCCGGTCGATGAGGTCGGCCCGCGCGGCCCGGAAGCCGCCCGTGGCGTCCTGCAGGGGGAGGCGCAGCACCCACCGGGTGTACCGGTTGCCGAGGCGGGACAGCAGCAGCCGGTGGACCGGCCAGTCCTCGACCCGACCTCCGTCGACGTACCGGGAGCCGAGCACCAGATCGGCGTCGGCCAGCGCGGCCAGCAGGTCCGGAAGCTGCTCCGGGGGGTGCGAGCCGTCGGCGTCCATCTCCACCAGCACCCCGTAGCCGCGCTCCCGCGCCCAGCCGAACCCGGCGACGTAGGCGCGCCCCAGGCCGGTCTTGGCAGTGCGGTGCAGCACGTGGACGCGCGGGTCGGCAGCCGCCAGCCGGTCCGCGAGGTCGCCCGTGCCGTCGGGCGAGCCGTCGTCCACGACCAGGGCGTGGGCCTCGGGCACGCTGGCGTGCAGCCGCTGGAGGACCCGCTCCAGGTTCTCGACCTCGTTGTAGGTGGGGATGATGACCAGCACCTGGTCGCTCACGCCGCTGCCCTCCCCCGGCGCCGGCCCAGCGCCCAGAGCGCCGCACCGAGGCCCACTGCGGTCAGCAGCCACTCGGGCGCGGCGCCGAGCCGCTGGGCCACCGTCCGGTCGTCGCGCTGCGCGATCTCCTCGACGAACACATCGGGCTCGAACAGCTCCGACGAGCGGACGACGGTGCCGTCCGGGGCGACGATCGCCGAGATGCCGCTGGTCGCGGCGACGGCGACGGTGCGGCCGACCTCCACCGCCCGCACGCGGCTCATCGCCAGCTGCTGGGCGCTCTCGTCGGTGTGGCCGAACGTGGCGTTGTTCGTCTGGACGACGAGCATGCCCGCGCCGCCGTCGACCACGTCGCGCAGCAGCCCGTCGTAGACCACCTCGAAGCAGATGAGGTCGCCGATCCGGATGCCGCCGATGTCCAGCACGCCGACCTCCTCGCCCGCGGCGAAGTCCCGGCGGACCAGGTCCACCTTCTCGCTGAACAGGCGGAAGAAGTCGCGGGCCGGCACGTACTCGGCGAAGGGCACCGGATGCCGCTTGACGTAGGTGTCTCCGGGGCCGTCCTCCGGGGACCAGACGATGGCGGTGTTGCTGATGAACTCCCCCGGGCCCTGGACGACCGCACCGACGAGCACCGGGGCGCCCACGGCGTCGGCCGCGCGCTGGATCTGCGCGGCGGCGTCGTCGTTGCGGTAGGGGTCGATGTCGGAGCTGTTCTCCGGCCAGAGGACGACGTCGGGCTGTGCGGTCCGGCCGGCGGCGACGTCCTCGGCCAGCCGCAGCGTCTGCTGGACGTGGTTGTCGAGCACCGCTCGGCGCTGGGCGTTGAAGTCCAGCCCGACACGGGGGACGTCACCCTGGATGACCGCGACGGTCGCGGTCGGCCCGCCCGCGGTGAGGGATCCGCCCGACAGCGGCAGCCAGGCCAGCCCGCCCACCAGCGGTACCGCGAGCGCGGCGGCGACCGCCTGCAGGGCGCGGCGGGGCGCGGTGCGCCGCGCCCCCGCGGGGTCGTTCGCGGCGTTCCGGGCGCGCAGCAGGGCCAGGACGGCGGCGGCCAGCAGCGTGCCGGTGAGAGCGACGGCGAAGCTGACCAGCGGCACGCCGCCGTAGGCGGCGAGCGCCAGCAGCGGGCCGTCGGTCTGCGAGAAGCCGAGCCGTCCCCAGGGGAAGCCACCGAACGGGAAGCGGCCGCGGACGGCCTCGTCGGCGACCCAGAGCGCCGCCGCCCACAGCGGCCAGAGCGGCAGCCGGGAGACCACCGCGGTCAGGGCGCCCAGGAGCGCGAGGAACAGCGCCTGGCTGACCGCCAGGGCCAGCCACGGGAACGAACCCACGTAGATGCCGGTCCAGGACAGCAGGGGCACGAAGAACGCCAGCCCGGTGACCAGGCCGAGCCACAGGCCGGCCCGCACCCCCTGCCCGCGCACGGCCAGGGCGAGGGCGGCGGGACCGCCGACGGCCAGGCCGGTCAGGTCGTGCTCGGGGAACGCCAGGAACAGCGACAGCCCGCCGGCGACGGCCAGCAGGGTGCGCCACGGGAGGCGGGACCGGCGGGAGCGCGTCGACGGCTCCACCGGCCGCCCGGGTGATCTTGGGCCGGCCGGACGAGGGAGCGTTCCCGTCACCGGCCCGCCATCGCCTGCGGGCACGCAGCGCCTCCCCGGTGCAGCCGCCCGTCGGGCGGATCCTCCCCGCACCGATCGGGCGGGGTCCGGACCGCGGCGTCCGCGCGCGGTCCTGACCCAGCATCCCATCCCGGCCAGGGCGGGCGAGCGGACGTGCACGCCACCACCCGGCCGGGCTCCCGGCCCCCGACCGGACGGCGCCGGCGGCAGCTCCAGGGGGTCGGCGCGCCTTCGGGCCGGACGGCCGGTCGCTGGCGGCGAGCGGCGCGACCGTTGTCTGATGGCTCGGGTCCACGTGGGCTCCGCCGGGATGCCCGCCCCGCGGCCTCCCGCGGGCCGCCGCTCCTCCACGACCTGGTGGCGTGCCGGCGCGAGCCGGCCCACGCCGGCCGGGGGGACCGCCCGCGCCCGAGGAGGAAGCGCAACGGTGCGTCCGGACAGGAACTGCAGCAACTGTAGGAACCGCCGCCCGAGGAACGAGACCGGGGAGGGTTGCGAGCCGCGATGTGATCGGATCGTTACTGCTCGTTGCAGCCGGTTCCGGCCGACCAGGCCCTCAGACCGGTGCGCCGACGGGCTCACCGGCGACCAGCAGCAGCCGGCACGCCGGGCGTCCCCGATCCGCCAGGACCCGCGAGAGACCGTCCCCGGTCCCCCACAGCGTCAGATCCGCGGGCGCACCGACGGCCAGCGGCCCGCCGGGGTGCTCCGCCCGGACGGCGAACCAGCCGCCGTGCGTGGCGGCGTCGAAGGCGTCGAACGGGCGCAGGCCCGATCCGGGCGCCCGGTGGTCGACGGCCGCGTGCACGCCACCCCAGGGATCGAGCGGGGTCACCGGGGTATCGCTGCCCAGGGTCAGCGCCACGCCTCCGTCCGCGAGATCGGCGAACGGATTGGTGGCCAGCGCCCGCTCCACCCCCAGCCGCTCGGCGTACATCCCGGTGTCCCCGCCCCAGGCGGCGTCGAACGCCGGCTGCACGCTGGCCACCATGCGCCAGTCGCGCATCCGGTCGACGACCTCCGCCGAGGGCATCTCCAGGTGCTCGAGGCGGTGCCGGCAGGCCCGGACGGCAGAGGCGCCGAGCTCGGCGACCACGGCTCCCACGGCCTCGAGG is a genomic window of Blastococcus sp. HT6-30 containing:
- the lnt gene encoding apolipoprotein N-acyltransferase — protein: MEPSTRSRRSRLPWRTLLAVAGGLSLFLAFPEHDLTGLAVGGPAALALAVRGQGVRAGLWLGLVTGLAFFVPLLSWTGIYVGSFPWLALAVSQALFLALLGALTAVVSRLPLWPLWAAALWVADEAVRGRFPFGGFPWGRLGFSQTDGPLLALAAYGGVPLVSFAVALTGTLLAAAVLALLRARNAANDPAGARRTAPRRALQAVAAALAVPLVGGLAWLPLSGGSLTAGGPTATVAVIQGDVPRVGLDFNAQRRAVLDNHVQQTLRLAEDVAAGRTAQPDVVLWPENSSDIDPYRNDDAAAQIQRAADAVGAPVLVGAVVQGPGEFISNTAIVWSPEDGPGDTYVKRHPVPFAEYVPARDFFRLFSEKVDLVRRDFAAGEEVGVLDIGGIRIGDLICFEVVYDGLLRDVVDGGAGMLVVQTNNATFGHTDESAQQLAMSRVRAVEVGRTVAVAATSGISAIVAPDGTVVRSSELFEPDVFVEEIAQRDDRTVAQRLGAAPEWLLTAVGLGAALWALGRRRGRAAA
- a CDS encoding polyprenol monophosphomannose synthase, which translates into the protein MSDQVLVIIPTYNEVENLERVLQRLHASVPEAHALVVDDGSPDGTGDLADRLAAADPRVHVLHRTAKTGLGRAYVAGFGWARERGYGVLVEMDADGSHPPEQLPDLLAALADADLVLGSRYVDGGRVEDWPVHRLLLSRLGNRYTRWVLRLPLQDATGGFRAARADLIDRLPFDEVASEGYCFQVDWAWRALRSGARITEVPITFTERALGRSKMSGSIVGEAWARVTVWGVQDRLAEWLPGRVPPPVTGPAESSGR